One Acidimicrobiales bacterium DNA segment encodes these proteins:
- a CDS encoding alpha/beta fold hydrolase, which translates to MSERVILVHGFTQTGASWDPIVSMLPYRYESVTPDLPGHGARSDVHVGLDAAARLLGEDGGFGTYVGYSLGGRVALRLALDRPDLVKRLVLVSASAGIEDDEDRAARRHADEALAAVIEEEGVEPFLAEWLAQPLFATLAPERWGLDARRRNTPAGLAASLRLLGQGSMEPLWRRLLDLRMPVLIVAGELDERYCLQAVHLGGWMGEVASLALVPGAGHACHLEQPERFVNLLLAFLGTDGHGHDDGHEH; encoded by the coding sequence ATGTCCGAGCGCGTGATCCTGGTCCACGGTTTCACCCAGACGGGGGCCTCGTGGGACCCGATCGTCTCGATGCTCCCCTACCGGTACGAGTCCGTCACGCCGGACCTGCCGGGCCACGGCGCCCGGAGCGACGTGCACGTCGGGCTGGACGCGGCGGCCCGGCTGCTCGGCGAGGACGGCGGCTTCGGTACCTACGTGGGGTACTCGCTCGGTGGGCGGGTCGCCCTGCGCCTGGCGCTCGACCGGCCCGACCTGGTGAAGCGGCTGGTGCTGGTGAGCGCCTCCGCCGGCATCGAGGACGACGAGGACCGGGCCGCCCGCCGCCACGCCGACGAGGCGCTGGCCGCCGTGATCGAGGAAGAGGGCGTGGAGCCGTTCCTGGCCGAGTGGTTGGCCCAGCCGCTGTTCGCGACGCTCGCGCCCGAGCGCTGGGGCCTGGACGCACGGCGTCGGAACACTCCCGCCGGCCTGGCCGCCTCGCTGCGCCTCCTCGGGCAGGGATCCATGGAGCCCCTGTGGCGACGCCTGCTCGACCTGCGGATGCCCGTGCTGATCGTGGCCGGGGAGCTCGACGAGCGCTACTGCCTCCAAGCCGTCCACCTCGGCGGCTGGATGGGCGAGGTCGCCAGCCTGGCTCTTGTTCCCGGTGCCGGCCACGCCTGCCACCTCGAGCAGCCCGAACGGTTCGTGAACCTGCTCCTCGCCTTCCTCGGGACGGACGGGCATGGGCACGACGACGGGCACGAGCACTGA
- a CDS encoding ubiquinone/menaquinone biosynthesis methyltransferase, which translates to MARLSASAAEPLPQGDAKVQAVREMFDAIAPRYDLVNRIMTFRMDVGWRRATVRSLGLSPSSVVVDVAAGTGDLCRELEHAGLHAVGVDMSWGMLAHAATDAPLVQADALRLPFPDGSAGGLTCGFALRNFVDLGAFVAEAARVLRAGGRLGLLEVAAPANPVLRWGHGVYFGHVVPRIGGLLSDAPAYRYLPRSVAYLPPTPTLLKMIRDAGFAAVERRLLSGGIAQLVTATRAGR; encoded by the coding sequence ATGGCCCGCCTGAGCGCCTCCGCCGCCGAACCGCTGCCCCAGGGCGACGCCAAGGTGCAGGCGGTGCGCGAGATGTTCGACGCCATCGCGCCGAGGTACGACCTGGTCAACCGGATCATGACGTTCCGCATGGACGTGGGGTGGCGCCGGGCCACGGTGCGCAGCCTGGGCCTGTCGCCGAGCTCGGTCGTGGTTGACGTGGCCGCCGGCACGGGAGACCTGTGCCGCGAGCTCGAGCACGCCGGCCTGCACGCCGTGGGCGTCGACATGTCCTGGGGGATGCTGGCCCACGCCGCCACCGACGCGCCCCTTGTCCAGGCCGACGCCCTGCGGCTGCCGTTCCCGGACGGGTCCGCCGGGGGCCTCACGTGCGGCTTCGCCCTGCGCAACTTCGTCGACCTCGGCGCCTTCGTGGCCGAGGCAGCACGCGTGCTGCGCGCCGGTGGACGGCTCGGGCTCCTCGAGGTCGCCGCCCCGGCCAACCCGGTGCTGCGGTGGGGCCACGGCGTCTACTTCGGCCACGTCGTCCCCCGGATCGGGGGCCTCCTGTCCGATGCCCCCGCCTATCGCTACCTCCCCCGTTCGGTGGCCTACCTGCCACCCACACCGACCCTGCTGAAGATGATCCGTGACGCCGGCTTCGCCGCCGTGGAACGACGCCTGCTGAGCGGCGGCATCGCCCAGCTCGTCACGGCCACGAGGGCGGGTCGGTGA
- a CDS encoding isochorismate synthase, which translates to MTPGARSGSVDTSSPTRPDVEVARAAGLVARTVAIPDDDVDLLDFAGDDGLLFEREGCGLAGRGVALRVDAAAADDVLAAMTSRDDVGRPGCGPIALGALPFDPASVATVVVPREVLGRSPDGAAWYTVVSAEGDDPGPSWVSRHPDEADRPRPPDDFRLTAARPHQEWVDAIAAAVDTIASGRLRKVVLAREVTVEANRRIHPVDVLGRLRALYPSCMIFSVEGFVGASPELLVGRFGDAVRSQPMAGTIPRSGDPTVDARLAAGLLASPKDREEHALVVEEVAAGLTPYCASLDVPAAPSIVPLRNVSHLGTLLTGVVAAGAPSAIRLARALHPTPAVAGTPTADAVAYIAAVEGLDRGRFAGPVGWVDANGDGEWAVGVRSAELDGNRARLFAGVGVVADSEPEAELAETQLKLQALLAAVVRP; encoded by the coding sequence GTGACGCCCGGCGCCCGGTCGGGCTCGGTCGACACGAGCAGCCCGACGCGGCCCGACGTCGAAGTCGCCCGGGCGGCAGGGCTGGTGGCGCGCACGGTCGCCATCCCGGATGACGACGTCGATCTCCTCGACTTCGCCGGGGACGACGGCCTGCTCTTCGAGCGCGAAGGATGCGGCCTGGCCGGACGGGGTGTCGCGCTTCGGGTCGATGCGGCCGCCGCCGACGACGTCCTGGCCGCCATGACGTCCCGCGACGACGTCGGCCGCCCCGGGTGCGGCCCGATCGCTCTGGGCGCCCTCCCGTTCGATCCGGCGTCCGTGGCCACCGTGGTGGTGCCCCGGGAGGTGCTCGGCCGCTCTCCGGACGGCGCGGCCTGGTACACCGTGGTCTCCGCCGAGGGTGACGACCCCGGTCCATCGTGGGTCTCGCGGCACCCTGACGAGGCCGACCGGCCTCGGCCCCCCGACGACTTCCGGCTCACTGCCGCCCGTCCCCACCAGGAGTGGGTCGATGCGATCGCGGCGGCGGTGGACACCATCGCAAGCGGCCGGCTGCGCAAGGTGGTGCTGGCCCGGGAGGTGACCGTCGAGGCCAACCGGCGCATCCATCCGGTGGACGTCCTCGGCCGTCTCCGGGCGCTGTACCCGTCGTGCATGATCTTCTCGGTCGAAGGATTCGTCGGCGCCAGTCCCGAGCTCCTGGTGGGCCGCTTCGGCGATGCCGTTCGCTCCCAGCCGATGGCGGGGACGATCCCGCGCAGCGGCGACCCGACGGTCGACGCCCGGCTGGCCGCCGGGCTGCTGGCGTCCCCCAAGGACCGCGAGGAGCATGCGTTGGTCGTCGAGGAGGTGGCCGCCGGCCTGACGCCGTACTGCGCCTCCCTCGACGTGCCGGCGGCGCCGTCCATCGTCCCGTTGCGCAACGTCTCGCACCTCGGGACCCTTCTCACCGGCGTCGTGGCCGCCGGTGCCCCGTCGGCCATCCGCCTGGCGCGCGCCCTGCACCCCACCCCGGCGGTGGCGGGGACGCCGACGGCCGACGCCGTCGCCTACATCGCCGCCGTCGAGGGCCTCGACCGCGGCCGGTTCGCCGGGCCCGTCGGCTGGGTCGACGCCAACGGCGACGGCGAGTGGGCCGTCGGCGTGCGCTCGGCCGAGCTGGACGGGAATCGGGCCCGGTTGTTCGCCGGCGTCGGCGTGGTGGCCGACTCGGAACCGGAGGCTGAGCTGGCGGAGACCCAGCTCAAGCTCCAAGCCCTTCTGGCCGCCGTCGTCCGGCCGTAG
- a CDS encoding DUF3152 domain-containing protein has translation MRRRGRWPAVAGLAAGLALAACGDQGGREATAPAHRRPAETTTAARPAATSSSSPVPAPTPTSAPAAAPATMGRVPARAGPTAAHTTTAATAVASPPAIVEVAFRIERRVEDAATEGFEAEVEATLLDPRGWTRAGFRLVRRDDAPYLVVLAEGPEVDRLCLPHDTYGEYSCQRSETVALNAERWREATPQWTGDLHTYRQMLVNHEFGHLLGQPHPKPQCPRPGQPAPLMAQQSTELDGCLPNPWPLEEEIAAAARHDRPLAPL, from the coding sequence ATGCGCAGGCGGGGGCGGTGGCCAGCAGTGGCGGGTCTGGCCGCCGGGCTGGCGCTGGCGGCCTGTGGCGACCAGGGAGGGCGGGAGGCGACCGCGCCCGCCCACCGCCGACCGGCGGAGACCACCACGGCGGCCCGGCCGGCGGCCACCTCGTCCTCGTCGCCGGTCCCGGCGCCTACCCCCACGAGCGCGCCGGCGGCGGCGCCGGCAACGATGGGCCGCGTCCCTGCGCGGGCAGGGCCGACGGCGGCTCACACGACGACGGCGGCGACCGCCGTCGCGTCGCCGCCGGCCATCGTGGAGGTGGCCTTCCGCATCGAGCGGCGCGTGGAGGACGCGGCGACCGAAGGGTTCGAGGCCGAGGTCGAGGCCACCCTCTTGGATCCGCGTGGCTGGACGAGGGCCGGGTTCCGCCTGGTCCGTCGCGACGACGCCCCATACCTCGTCGTCCTGGCCGAGGGGCCCGAGGTCGACCGGCTGTGCCTGCCCCACGACACCTATGGCGAGTACTCCTGCCAGCGCAGCGAGACCGTCGCCCTCAACGCCGAGCGCTGGCGGGAGGCGACCCCGCAGTGGACCGGGGACCTCCACACCTACCGGCAGATGCTCGTGAACCACGAGTTCGGCCACCTGCTCGGACAGCCCCACCCGAAGCCCCAGTGCCCCCGTCCGGGCCAGCCCGCCCCTCTAATGGCGCAGCAGAGCACCGAGCTCGACGGTTGCCTCCCGAACCCGTGGCCGTTGGAGGAGGAGATCGCGGCGGCGGCGCGCCACGACCGTCCCCTGGCGCCGCTCTGA
- the menD gene encoding 2-succinyl-5-enolpyruvyl-6-hydroxy-3-cyclohexene-1-carboxylic-acid synthase, whose protein sequence is MTLQDAFAATLVDEWARNGVTEAVVAPGSRSTPLAVALAADGRLRLHVVLDERSAAFFALGLGLASGRPALVLTTSGTAAAELHPAVVEAHQARVPLIACTADRPPDLHHVGAPQTVEQDHLFAGAVRWAHAPGVADDAGAGSWRSLAARAVAEATANPAGPGPVHLNLAFREPLTGEPDRTVAGRRGGAAWHVRTAGSVPAPAEVTAALAGAGARGLIVAGAGAGDPDAVHRLAEAVGWPVLADPRSGCRLGRPTTVAAADALLRVPTFADGHRPDLVLRLGAPWASRVVGEWLAGLDVPQYLVDPNNAWLDPGRSATTVVAADPTAVVEAVAGAGPAPGPEDWTREWMAAEAAAQGALDATLAGSGLTEPGIARSVVDALPAGATLFVSSSMPIRDVEWYGRPRSALRVLANRGANGIDGVVSTALGTAVAGGGHTVAVVGDLAFLHDSNGLLIPPGTGTGVDATIVVVDNDGGGIFSFLPQATSLSEARFERLLGTPHGLDLAAVARAHGVEAGAVSTVDEVAAAAARRPQGVRVFVARTPGRAANAALHAQLNRAVGDALGA, encoded by the coding sequence GTGACGCTACAAGACGCCTTCGCCGCCACTCTGGTCGACGAGTGGGCGCGCAACGGCGTCACCGAGGCGGTCGTCGCCCCCGGATCGCGGTCCACCCCGCTCGCCGTCGCCCTGGCCGCCGACGGGCGCCTGCGGCTGCACGTCGTCCTCGACGAGCGCTCGGCCGCCTTCTTCGCCCTCGGCCTCGGCCTTGCCTCGGGCCGGCCGGCCCTGGTCCTCACCACGAGCGGGACGGCGGCGGCCGAGCTGCACCCTGCGGTGGTGGAGGCCCATCAGGCCCGAGTGCCGCTCATCGCGTGCACCGCCGACCGCCCGCCCGACCTGCACCACGTCGGGGCGCCGCAGACGGTGGAGCAGGACCACCTCTTCGCCGGAGCAGTGCGGTGGGCGCATGCGCCCGGCGTGGCGGACGACGCCGGCGCCGGCAGCTGGCGCTCGCTTGCCGCCCGCGCCGTGGCGGAGGCGACCGCCAACCCGGCCGGTCCCGGTCCCGTCCATCTCAACCTGGCCTTCCGTGAGCCGCTGACGGGCGAACCCGACCGGACGGTCGCCGGGCGCCGGGGTGGGGCGGCCTGGCACGTACGGACCGCGGGGTCGGTGCCCGCACCGGCCGAGGTGACAGCCGCGCTGGCCGGCGCCGGAGCCCGGGGCCTCATCGTGGCGGGGGCGGGCGCAGGCGACCCGGATGCGGTGCACCGGCTGGCCGAGGCGGTGGGCTGGCCGGTGCTGGCGGACCCCCGCTCGGGCTGCAGGCTCGGACGCCCCACCACGGTGGCGGCGGCCGACGCGCTCCTGCGCGTTCCCACCTTCGCCGATGGGCACCGCCCCGATCTCGTCCTGCGCCTCGGCGCGCCATGGGCGTCCCGGGTGGTGGGGGAGTGGCTGGCCGGTCTCGACGTGCCGCAGTACCTGGTGGACCCGAACAACGCCTGGCTGGACCCCGGGCGGTCGGCCACCACGGTGGTGGCCGCCGACCCGACCGCCGTGGTCGAGGCGGTGGCCGGCGCCGGGCCCGCGCCGGGCCCCGAGGACTGGACCAGGGAGTGGATGGCCGCGGAGGCGGCGGCCCAAGGCGCCCTCGACGCCACCCTTGCCGGTTCCGGGCTGACCGAGCCGGGCATCGCCCGGTCCGTCGTCGACGCCCTTCCGGCCGGAGCAACGCTGTTCGTGTCGTCGTCCATGCCGATTCGCGACGTCGAGTGGTACGGCCGTCCCCGCTCCGCCTTGCGGGTGCTCGCCAACCGGGGGGCCAACGGGATCGACGGGGTGGTCTCCACCGCCCTCGGCACGGCGGTGGCCGGAGGCGGGCACACCGTTGCCGTGGTGGGCGATCTGGCCTTCCTGCACGACAGCAACGGTTTGCTGATCCCGCCGGGAACGGGCACGGGCGTCGACGCGACCATCGTGGTGGTCGACAACGACGGGGGCGGCATCTTCTCCTTCCTCCCCCAGGCGACGTCGCTCAGCGAGGCCCGGTTCGAGCGGCTGCTCGGCACTCCCCACGGCCTCGACCTGGCGGCGGTGGCCCGTGCCCACGGCGTCGAGGCCGGTGCCGTGTCGACCGTGGACGAGGTGGCGGCGGCGGCCGCCCGCCGCCCGCAGGGCGTTCGCGTCTTCGTGGCCCGCACTCCCGGGCGCGCTGCCAACGCCGCCCTCCACGCCCAGCTCAACCGCGCAGTGGGCGACGCGCTGGGCGCCTGA